A window from Zavarzinia compransoris encodes these proteins:
- a CDS encoding type II toxin-antitoxin system ParD family antitoxin produces MPTRNVVLTEHHEAVIDRLVKSGRYQNASEVLREGLRLIEQREALDAAKLDALRESARVGFGDLEEGRFVSLTSDTLDEFVGNLGREAEARVRKVGR; encoded by the coding sequence ATGCCCACGCGCAACGTCGTGCTGACCGAACATCATGAGGCCGTCATCGACCGGCTGGTGAAATCCGGCCGCTATCAGAATGCCAGCGAGGTGCTGCGCGAGGGCCTGCGCCTGATCGAGCAGCGGGAAGCGCTCGATGCAGCGAAGCTCGACGCCTTGCGGGAGTCCGCACGGGTCGGGTTCGGCGATCTGGAGGAAGGGCGGTTTGTCAGCCTGACGAGCGATACCCTGGACGAGTTCGTCGGTAACCTGGGCCGGGAGGCCGAGGCGAGGGTGCGCAAGGTAGGCCGATAA